Proteins from a genomic interval of Triplophysa dalaica isolate WHDGS20190420 chromosome 13, ASM1584641v1, whole genome shotgun sequence:
- the paqr8 gene encoding membrane progestin receptor beta, translating to MSSGVLGRLGSLTLSIQRLGNLPRLSSWLPSLPSPQATVLASDVPSLFREPYILSGYRPVNQDLRNYFSSLFQRHNELLNVWTHLLVIPAVLLHFSVFAWTWELTLNVASLPLFLYTLSSLGYLTCSVAAHLLQSHSELTHYSLFFLDYIGVAVYQYGCSLGHYFYCSEPEWRRSSLGNVFLPGAAVLACLSCASCCFAKFRYRRPYPFCRKICQIVPTSLAYILDISPVAHRLANRSWDEPALTFHTLQVGFFLLAALFFSFPIPESFFPGKCDIVGHGHQIFHIFLAMSTVCQMEAMVKDFMVHQRSVVDLHGEHFILMAGGSFFLLVLCNVMTAALMRRAVQKQLKRKVPD from the coding sequence ATGTCAAGTGGAGTTTTGGGTCGGTTAGGTTCACTTACATTGAGCATACAGCGGCTGGGTAATTTACCACGCCTGTCAAGCTGGTTACCCTCTCTTCCCTCACCCCAGGCCACCGTGCTCGCCTCCGATGTGCCCAGCCTCTTCCGCGAGCCCTATATCCTGTCAGGCTACCGTCCTGTCAATCAGGACTTGAGGAACTACTTCTCTAGTCTCTTCCAGCGCCACAATGAGTTGCTCAATGTGTGGACACACCTGCTGGTAATCCCTGCCGTCCTACTACACTTTTCAGTCTTTGCGTGGACGTGGGAGCTGACTCTGAACGTGGCCTCTCTGCCGCTTTTTTTGTACACGTTGTCCTCACTTGGCTATCTAACCTGCAGCGTGGCCGCCCACCTGCTCCAGTCGCACTCCGAGCTGACTCATTACTCCCTCTTCTTTCTGGACTACATCGGAGTGGCGGTTTACCAATATGGCTGTTCGTTAGGCCACTACTTTTATTGTTCCGAGCCTGAATGGAGACGGAGCTCGTTGGGCAACGTGTTCCTGCCGGGTGCCGCGGTGCTCGCCTGCCTGTCTTGTGCTAGCTGCTGCTTCGCCAAATTCCGTTATAGACGTCCGTACCCATTCTGCAGGAAGATCTGTCAGATCGTTCCCACCAGCCTGGCATACATATTAGACATCAGCCCCGTAGCTCACCGTCTAGCCAACAGATCTTGGGATGAGCCAGCGTTAACCTTTCACACTCTACAAGTCGGGTTTTTTTTGTTAGCagctctgtttttttctttccctATTCCAGAGAGCTTCTTTCCAGGGAAATGTGACATAGTGGGCCATGGTCATCAGATCTTCCACATATTCCTGGCCATGAGTACTGTTTGTCAGATGGAGGCAATGGTTAAAGACTTTATGGTGCACCAGCGGTCTGTTGTTGACTTGCATGGAGAACACTTTATCTTAATGGCTGGAGGGTCTTTCTTTCTGTTGGTGTTGTGCAATGTTATGACAGCAGCTCTCATGAGGAGAGCCGTGCAGAAGCAGCTGAAGAGAAAAGTACCTGACTGA
- the mcm3 gene encoding DNA replication licensing factor MCM3 — protein sequence MAAEVVDDHEMREAQRDYLDFLDDDQDQGIYQSKVRDMIGENRSRLIVNINDLRRRNDKRAAKLLSNAFEELLAFQRALKDLVASIDATYAKQHEEFFIGLEGSFGSKHVSPRTLTSRLLGSMVCLEGIVTKCSLVRPKVVRSVHYCPATKKTLERKYTDLTSLDAFPSSAIYPTKDEENNPLETEFGLSVYKDHQTITVQEMPEKAPAGQLPRSVDIILDNDLVDSIKPGDRVQLIGTYRCLPGKKGGFTSGTFRTIMIACNVKQMSKEITPYFSASDVAKIKNFCRTRSKNLFDQLARSLAPSIHGHEYIKKAILCMLLGGVEKVLENGSRIRGDINVLLIGDPSVAKSQLLRYVLQTAPRAITTTGRGSSGVGLTAAVTTDQETGERRLEAGAMVLGDRGVVCIDEFDKMSDMDRTAIHEVMEQGRVTIAKAGIHARLNARCSVLAAANPVYGRYDQYKTPMENIGLQDSLLSRFDLLFIVLDQMDPEQDREISDHVLRMHRYRDPREQDGTALALGGAVDALATEDPDATQEEEELQVYEKHNLLLHGSKKAKDRVVSKEFMRKYIHVAKAISPVLTQEAANHIAEEYSRLRNQDQIGSDIARTSPVTARSLETLIRLSTAHAKARMSKAVELLDAEVAVELVQFAYFKKVLEKERKRSRNAEQDVASEDEEEDEAPETPRQQNKRRRHTPSRSSQGSETYDPYDFNTATDIPEIQSPAPATESEEPVETADQNGHTALSADRLKVFKTTLSDVFHTAHAQSMGMIGLMEGINKSCPSPFSEAEVRAALNTMQDNNQVMVADDIIFLI from the exons atgGCAGCTGAAGTTGTAGACGATCATGAAATGAGGGAGGCTCAGCGGGATTATTTGGATTTTCTTGACGATGAT CAAGATCAGGGTATTTACCAGAGTAAAGTACGAGATATGATCGGGGAGAACAGATCCAGACTCATTGTGAACATCAACGACTTGCGCCGCCGCAACGACAAGCGAGCAGCTAA GCTTCTAAGCAATGCATTTGAGGAGCTTCTGGCATTCCAGCGTGCCCTGAAAGATCTGGTGGCTTCAATAGATGCCACATACGCCAAACAGCACGAGGAGTTTTTCATCGGCCTGGAGGGAAGCTTCGGCAGTAAGCACGTCTCCCCTCGTACCCTGACCTCTCGCCTGCTGGGTAGCATGGTGTGTTTGGAGGGCATTGTCACCAAAT GTTCTTTGGTGCGTCCTAAGGTAGTCCGCAGTGTGCACTACTGCCCAGCTACTAAGAAGACTTTGGAACGCAAGTACACAGATTTGACTTCTCTGGATGCTTTTCCTTCAAGTGCCATCTATCCCACCAAG GATGAAGAGAATAATCCACTGGAGACCGAATTTGGTCTGTCCGTTTATAAGGATCACCAGACCATCACAGTGCAGGAGATGCCTGAAAAAGCCCCTGCGGGTCAACTGCCTCGCTCCGTGGACATCATTCTGGACAACGACCTGGTGGATTCTATTAAACCAGGGGACCGTGTCCAGTTGATCGGCACCTACCGTTGCCTGCCTGGCAAAAAGGGCGGGTTCACATCAGGCACATTCAG GACAATTATGATCGCCTGTAATGTGAAACAGATGAGCAAAGAAATCACACCCTACTTCTCTGCCAGTGATGTGGCCAAGATTAAGAATTTCTGCAGAACTCGTTCAAag aATTTGTTTGACCAGCTGGCTCGTTCCTTGGCACCTAGTATTCATGGTCACGAGTACATAAAGAAGGCAATTCTGTGCATGCTTCTAGGAGGGGTGGAGAAGGTTTTGGAGAATGGCTCACGCATCAGAGGAGATATCAACGTGCTTCTTATAG GTGACCCCTCGGTGGCCAAATCTCAACTGCTTCGATATGTCCTGCAGACTGCTCCTCGTGCCATTACCACCACAGGCCGAGGCTCATCAGGTGTAGGTTTAACCGCGGCTGTAACCACAGACCAAGAGACAG GTGAGCGGCGTCTAGAGGCCGGTGCCATGGTGCTGGGAGACAGAGGGGTGGTGTGCATCGATGAGTTTGATAAAATGTCAGATATGGATCGCACAGCTATTCATGAGGTCATGGAACAGGGTCGCGTCACCATCGCCAAGGCTGGCATTCATGCCCGGCTTAATGCCCGCTGTAGCGTCCTGGCAGCTGCCAATCCTGTGTATGGCCGG TATGATCAGTACAAGACCCCAATGGAGAACATAGGTCTGCAGGACTCCCTGCTGTCTCGTTTCGATCTGCTGTTCATCGTCTTAGATCAGATGGACCCAGAACAGGACCGCGAGATCTCGGACCACGTGCTGCGCATGCACCGCTATAGAGATCCCCGTGAGCAGGATGGAACTG CTTTAGCTCTTGGTGGTGCAGTGGATGCATTGGCCACTGAAGACCCTGATGCTACTCAGGAGGAAGAGGAGCTACAGGTGTACGAGAAACACAATCTACTCCTTCATGGAAGCAAGAAAGCAAA gGACCGGGTGGTGAGTAAAGAGTTCATGAGGAAGTACATCCACGTTGCCAAGGCGATTTCTCCTGTGCTAACCCAAGAGGCAGCCAATCACATCGCAGAGGAGTACTCAAGACTGCGCAACCAGGACCAGATCGGCTCTGACATTGCACGG ACGTCACCTGTCACCGCTAGGTCCCTGGAGACTTTGATCCGTCTGTCTACAGCTCATGCCAAAGCTCGCATGAGCAAAGCTGTGGAGCTGCTGGACGCAGAAGTtgctgttgagcttgtgcagttTGCTTATTTCAAGAAG GTTCTAGAGAAGGAACGCAAGCGCTCTAGGAATGCAGAGCAGGATGTGGCTTCAGAGgatgaagaggaggatgaaGCACCAGAGACTCCCAGACAGCAAAATAAAAG GAGGCGACATACTCCGAGCAGATCATCACAGGGCAGTGAAACATATGATCCCTATGACTTTAATACAGCGACTGATATACCAGAAA ttcaATCCCCGGCTCCTGCAACAGAGAGTGAGGAGCCAGTAGAAACAGCTGATCAGAATGGACACACGGCGTTATCTGCTGACAG GCTGAAGGTATTCAAAACCACATTGTCAGATGTGTTCCACACTGCTCATGCCCAGTCTATGGGCATGATCGGTCTGATGGAAGGCATCAACAAGAGCTGCCCATCACCGTTCAGTGAAGCGGAGGTTCGTGCTGCCCTTAACACCATGCAGGATAACAACCAGGTTATGGTGGCTGATGACATCATCTTccttatataa
- the il17a/f3 gene encoding interleukin 17a/f3, with protein MHGPQTLVWAVNASDNLKKSDQDIAIMKMQLPLAFRAMLLLYLFALLLGAEVSSGKRSQKHRRLKGSDTGRKSRGSKKGLWVSMDSTLNISTLIPPSPSRSLSPWTYVISYDDSRIPMQISEAKCEKRGCLMKNGEEDSGLESQPIQYQIHVLKKVKHKNKSYALKLESKVITVGCTCVLPVFVPQK; from the exons ATGCATGGCCCTCAAACACTTGTGTGGGCTGTTAATGCTTCAGACAACCTCAAGAAGAGCGACCAGGACATTGCCATTATGAAGATGCAGCTTCCACTG GCTTTCAGAGCGATGCTGCTGCTGTACCTGTTTGCCCTTTTACTGGGAGCGGAAGTTTCTTCTGGGAAAAGATCTCAAAAACACAGAAGATTGAAAGGTTCAGACACTGGACGTAAATCCAGAGGCTCAAAGAAAGGACTGTGGGTTTCTATGGATTCAACTCTGAACATCTCCACTCTTATCCCTCCGTCTCCAAGCAGGTCTTTGTCACCATGGACATATGT GATTTCCTATGATGATTCACGAATCCCTATGCAAATATCTGAAGCGAAATGTGAAAAAAGAGGCTGTTTAATGAAAAATGGTGAGGAAGATTCAGGGTTGGAGTCTCAACCCATCCAGTATCAGATCCATGTGCTGAAAAAAGTGAAGCACAAAAACAAGAGCTACGCCCTTAAACTGGAAAGTAAAGTTATTACTGTGGGCTGTACGTGTGTTTTACCcgtttttgttccacagaaatAG